The Spirosoma sp. SC4-14 DNA window TAAAACCAGAGCGCAACCCCTCCATCATGACGACTCGGAGACAATTTATTAAACATACGGCACTGGCTTCGACCCTGGGAATCAGTACGTCCGATCTACTTGCATCAGGCACAAAACCCATCCCTACGGCTGCTGATGACCCGATCATTGGCCACAACGGCTACCGGTATAAGGTCGATAAAAACTGGGCTAAAATCAGTGTGAACACCACGCCCCTGTTCAACTGTCATGAAATGGTAAAGGATAGCCGGGGGCGGCTGATTATGCTGGGCGATAATACCCGCAATAACATCCTGATATTTGACAAATCAGGCAAACTGCTCGATAGCTGGGGAACGGCCTATCCGGGTGGACATGGCCTTACGCTCGCCCATGAAGGCGGTGACGATGTTCTGTTTATTGTCGACTGCGGCTGGTATCAGGACCGCATGGGCCGTTGGAACAAACAGGCTGGCCAGATCGTAAAAACCGATCTGAATGGGCGAATTCTGTTCACGATTGGTCATCCGCGCACGATTGGGATTTACAAAGACAATGAGCCTTTTATGCCAACCGAAACCGCCATTGGGCCGAACGACGATATTTATGTGGCCGATGGTTACGGTTCGGACTACATCATTCAGTACAACAGCAAGGGCGAATACATCCGGCATTTCGGCGGGCACCATAACAGTAATCCCGAACACAACCTCCAGAATGCCCACGGTGTCGCCATTGACTACCGCGACAGGAACAACCCAACCCTGCTCTGCACATCACGTGAAGAAAACTGTTTTAAAGTGTTTACGCTGGATGGAAAATTCCTCCGGCGCATCGATCTGCCGGGTATGTATGTGTGTCGGCCGGTTATTGCCGGTCAGTCTGTTTATGCAGGGGTTTGCTGGTCGAAAGATAAAGCAGGCAACCGGAATGCCAATTCAGGCTTTGTCACGATTCTGGACGCAGAGAACAAGGTCGTTTCGTGTCCGGGTGGAGAAGCTCCCGTCTATAAAAACGGCGTTCTACAATCTACCTTACAGGCAGAAGTTCCGGTTTTTCAGCATGGCCACGACGTATGTGTCGACGAGGACGAAAACCTGTATGTGTGCCAGTGGAACGCCAGCTATACGCCACCCGTAAAATTGACGCGGGTATAGGAATGATAAGGTAATTCAACAATTCAATCATTCCCTCCTATACAGCACCCAAATTTCGTTGATTGTATTGGCATCTTTCGACAGTAAAAATGTATTGACATTCCACAAAATTTCGGATGAATATAGTTGTGGCTTAAAGCCTAAACTATCCAGCAGCGGCAAGTCTTTTTTGGCGTCGTTGAATGTTGTTACCAGCCAGGCATTATTTAAAAAACGAGCCGAATCAGCTTCATGAAATTTAACGAGTTTTATATTAGACGCACTTCTACGATAAAACGTTAGTGGCAGGCCACTTTCCGTTTCAAACGGAGAGCGGGACAGGCAATAAATCGTAGGTGTCGAGTTGCTA harbors:
- a CDS encoding 6-bladed beta-propeller, with translation MTTRRQFIKHTALASTLGISTSDLLASGTKPIPTAADDPIIGHNGYRYKVDKNWAKISVNTTPLFNCHEMVKDSRGRLIMLGDNTRNNILIFDKSGKLLDSWGTAYPGGHGLTLAHEGGDDVLFIVDCGWYQDRMGRWNKQAGQIVKTDLNGRILFTIGHPRTIGIYKDNEPFMPTETAIGPNDDIYVADGYGSDYIIQYNSKGEYIRHFGGHHNSNPEHNLQNAHGVAIDYRDRNNPTLLCTSREENCFKVFTLDGKFLRRIDLPGMYVCRPVIAGQSVYAGVCWSKDKAGNRNANSGFVTILDAENKVVSCPGGEAPVYKNGVLQSTLQAEVPVFQHGHDVCVDEDENLYVCQWNASYTPPVKLTRV